One segment of Helicobacter anatolicus DNA contains the following:
- a CDS encoding M16 family metallopeptidase, with protein MKKIFLVFVLFLGVNMQANEVSYIKINNQQIPVIFEHSSLIPVGFLRLSFLGGGSVNDGELSGLSLLSASLLNEGTKTLGVIKFSEELDKRAIEISAISGAETLNIEVQFLKEKQGDALKLLGDLLYDPNYSDETLKKIKENAINRLLIKENDFDYIASKNLSAMLFQNTPFAKNMTPATLNKITLEDIKGLINKNFTLSRLVITFGGDIQKDEFLKSLENILSKMPLGIPNTSVKYHANAQSQTKVVHKQTDQTYIYFGAPFNLTNIQDEGYKAKILSFVLGASGFGSRIMEEIRVKRGLAYSAYLRINIEKMMNYASGYLQTKLENQEQAIALVKEIVARFVQDGITQEELDSAKQFLLGSQPLREETLSQRLEAKFFNYLLGLPLDFNKTQLQQIQEVSLEEINAYIKKHTELNNLSFSIVTLEEKK; from the coding sequence ATGAAGAAAATATTTTTAGTTTTTGTATTGTTTTTAGGAGTGAATATGCAAGCAAATGAAGTAAGTTATATAAAAATTAATAATCAACAAATTCCTGTAATTTTTGAACACTCATCTCTTATTCCTGTGGGATTTTTGCGTTTAAGTTTTTTGGGAGGAGGGAGTGTTAATGATGGTGAATTATCGGGTTTAAGCCTTTTGAGTGCTAGCTTGTTAAATGAGGGGACAAAAACATTAGGTGTGATTAAGTTTTCAGAAGAATTAGATAAGAGAGCAATTGAGATTAGTGCGATTTCTGGGGCAGAGACTTTAAATATAGAAGTTCAATTTTTGAAAGAAAAACAAGGAGATGCTTTAAAACTTTTGGGTGATTTGCTTTATGATCCAAATTATAGTGATGAAACTTTGAAAAAAATTAAAGAAAATGCAATCAATCGTCTTTTGATTAAGGAAAATGATTTTGATTATATTGCAAGTAAGAATCTTTCTGCAATGCTTTTTCAAAATACTCCATTTGCTAAGAATATGACTCCTGCTACTTTAAATAAAATTACCCTTGAAGATATCAAAGGACTTATTAATAAAAATTTTACACTTTCAAGATTGGTGATTACATTTGGTGGAGATATTCAAAAAGATGAATTTTTAAAATCTTTGGAAAATATTTTATCTAAAATGCCACTAGGCATTCCCAATACTTCTGTGAAATATCATGCAAATGCGCAGTCTCAAACCAAAGTAGTGCATAAACAAACAGATCAAACTTATATCTATTTTGGGGCACCTTTTAATTTGACAAATATACAAGATGAAGGCTATAAAGCAAAAATTTTAAGTTTTGTTTTAGGGGCAAGTGGTTTTGGTTCAAGGATTATGGAGGAAATTCGTGTAAAAAGAGGTTTAGCCTATTCTGCATATTTAAGAATAAATATTGAAAAAATGATGAACTATGCTTCTGGATATTTACAAACAAAGCTTGAAAATCAAGAACAGGCTATTGCATTAGTAAAAGAAATTGTTGCACGTTTTGTGCAAGATGGAATCACGCAAGAGGAATTAGATAGTGCTAAGCAGTTTTTACTGGGTAGTCAGCCACTAAGAGAGGAAACGCTTTCGCAAAGATTGGAAGCAAAATTTTTTAATTATCTTTTGGGATTGCCCTTAGATTTTAATAAGACGCAATTGCAGCAAATTCAAGAAGTTAGTCTTGAAGAAATCAATGCTTATATTAAAAAACATACAGAATTAAATAATTTGAGCTTTAGTATTGTAACTTTAGAGGAGAAAAAATGA
- a CDS encoding dehypoxanthine futalosine cyclase, with amino-acid sequence MTRVSNDEILDLMRNASLKELGQRAYAIKKELHPEKITTFIVDRNINYTNICWVDCEFCAFKRKINEDDAYILSFADIDKKIDELLEIGGTQILFQGGVHPKLKIDYYEELVEHIHKKYPQITIHGFSAIEINYIAKVSNLSIQEVLLRLKAKGLSSIPGAGAEILSDRVRDIIAPKKLDSDEWIEVHRQAHKLDIKTTATMMFGSVDNDEDIVEHWQRIRDLQDETGGFRAFILWSFQPNNTPLKAKMPHLQKASSNRYLRLLACSRIYLDNFKNIQSSWVTQGSHVGQLALFFGANDLGSTMMEENVVAAAGAKNSMNQQEMISLIKDSGEFPAKRNTAYEILERY; translated from the coding sequence ATGACAAGAGTAAGCAATGATGAGATCTTGGATTTGATGAGAAATGCCTCATTAAAAGAGTTAGGCCAAAGAGCATATGCAATCAAAAAAGAATTGCATCCTGAAAAAATTACCACTTTTATTGTGGATAGAAATATTAATTACACAAATATTTGTTGGGTAGATTGTGAGTTTTGTGCCTTTAAGCGCAAAATTAATGAAGATGATGCCTATATTTTGAGTTTTGCAGATATTGATAAGAAAATTGATGAACTTTTAGAGATTGGTGGGACACAGATTCTTTTTCAAGGTGGTGTCCATCCTAAATTAAAAATTGATTATTATGAGGAATTGGTAGAGCATATCCATAAAAAATATCCACAGATCACTATTCATGGATTTTCAGCTATCGAAATAAACTATATTGCCAAAGTTTCCAACTTAAGTATTCAAGAAGTCTTACTGCGTTTAAAGGCAAAGGGACTTTCTTCAATTCCTGGGGCAGGTGCAGAGATACTTAGTGATAGAGTAAGAGATATTATTGCTCCAAAAAAATTAGATTCTGATGAGTGGATTGAGGTGCATAGACAAGCGCATAAATTAGATATAAAAACGACTGCTACAATGATGTTTGGAAGTGTGGATAATGATGAAGATATTGTTGAGCATTGGCAAAGAATTAGAGATTTGCAAGATGAAACAGGTGGTTTTAGAGCATTTATTTTATGGAGTTTTCAGCCTAATAATACTCCCTTAAAGGCCAAAATGCCACATTTACAAAAAGCTTCTTCTAATCGTTATTTGCGATTGTTAGCTTGTAGTAGAATCTACTTAGACAATTTTAAAAATATCCAAAGTTCTTGGGTTACGCAAGGTTCTCATGTTGGTCAACTTGCATTATTTTTTGGGGCAAATGATTTGGGAAGCACAATGATGGAAGAAAATGTTGTTGCGGCTGCAGGTGCAAAAAATTCTATGAATCAACAAGAAATGATAAGTCTTATTAAAGATTCTGGAGAATTTCCAGCTAAAAGAAATACTGCTTATGAAATTTTAGAAAGATATTAA